One Hippoglossus stenolepis isolate QCI-W04-F060 chromosome 6, HSTE1.2, whole genome shotgun sequence genomic window, GACCGCTACATGGCCACGGTGCATCCTCATGCCTACCTGAGAGGGCGGAGGCCCTGGTGCTCTCTGGCCGTGAGCGTGGCGCTCTGGTGCGTCGCTGGAGTGGCGATGCTGGTCTTCGTCCTCCGGGGGCCTCTGGAAACCAACGTCAACCAATCTGGAAGCCAAAGTTGTTTCGACAACTTCTCCAAGCACGAGTGGGAGACGCGTCTGGTGGTGTACAGCCTGCTGATCCTGATCTTCGGCTCCCTGCTGCCCACCGTGATCATCCTGGTGTGTTACCCGCTGGCTGTGAGGCGCATCTCCATGATCAGGACTAACACAGCCAAAAGAGCCTTGagggtcatttacaccatcCTGGCCATCACACTGCTCTGCTTCCTGCCCAACCACGTGGTGTCTCTGCTGCACCTCCTGATACGCATGGATGTCATCAAGAGCTGCTCCGCCACCAACCTCATCTTTGACGCCAAGCTGGTCACCATGGCCCTCGTCACCCTCAACACGTGCCTGGACCCCGTGCTGTACTATGTCACcaccagccactgcaaatgGAGGCGCTGGAAGATGACATGGCTGTGTGGACGAGTGCAGAGGAGCAAGGGTGTTTATACGATTTCAGTGGACTGAAAGAACTGAACCTGtagatatataatgtaaatataactcTGCTTCCTTGTCTATATATGGAACTGGAgacttttatataaaatattaaaattgtcattttacatcaaaataaagGGACGGATCGAAAACAGGGATCTGATTTTCTGTATCTTGTGCGGTTGTGTCTTGTAATGAGTCTACAGCAAGCAGACGTTAAGAATCAACATTTCTCATGTTAAAgcaatgttattttatattttacaaacttaaaacagaagaaatagaCCCTTGCAACGATTTAGGCTTTTGAACAAGTTATTGTATTTTTCCTATTTCTTTTTAagttcattaaataaaaagcgGCAGCACAGTAACATTTGTAGTATCTGTCATTTTAATGTCCATTCACTACAGTGTTTTACTGATATTAAGTATCTAGTGTAAGTGTAATAACTCCACAGCTTCACCTGTGTGGGGGGGACTGGCTGCACAGTCAGGACAAATCCAGTCACCTTCAGGGCCCGTGGTTAATGAAGGTGTGAGGCAGCCCATGTGATACCTGTCAATCAACAGTACGAATAACTTTAACAAATGtagaaaactttttttatttccttccgCTCCAATACTGTGACTGCAGGATGAGACGTGGTGATTGAAAACGTGAAGTACCGGAGGATTTACTCTTGTTCTAAATATAACGTTACTGCTATGACTGAACACTGATGTACTGTTCTTCAAAGTGCGTTGAAtcatgtcaaattaaaactcTGCTGCGACCCTGAACACCACATATGAATAATGACTTCGAGTTAATGACGAAACCAAACTACGCGTAAAACCACTTTAAATAAACTACATCTCACGTAAAGTTTACGTTTTGTTTAGCAGCTTCCTGTTAGCTTTAGCAACACCTGGTTAGCTTAGCTAGCTTAGCCGGTAGCTAACAAGATTAGTTCGACCTTGACTTAAGTCAATACGATAAAATAGTGTTTACATCTTAGTTTTTAACCCGGTTAgtgtttaattatatattataatgaaGAATAATCATCAAAATGAGGCTGAAACGATAAAAGCGTTTCAacttctcatcttcatcatgttcAGAGATACACACAGAGACTTCCGGTCTGAgcccttcagaataaaagtagTCCgaaaatttatttatttatttgttttgatagatagatagacagacagacagatagatagacagatagatatgTTATGTTAAGTTATTCTtctataatgataataataacaaaagatatcattattactattacatATGACTGTGGTTTTTGTTATCAAAACAAGATTGTCAAAATTTAGTGTTGAAACTTCATAAGTTTAATAAAACTTTACATATATTCGT contains:
- the LOC118104169 gene encoding lysophosphatidic acid receptor 4-like, coding for MNVTDGCSLPSEEYQYYLFPVVYILALVVGLPGNLAALFVFTFKITPRTAFSVFISNLALADIVILCTLPFRIHYHLNRNNWVFGDVACRITGVLFFSNIYMSICFMTCICVDRYMATVHPHAYLRGRRPWCSLAVSVALWCVAGVAMLVFVLRGPLETNVNQSGSQSCFDNFSKHEWETRLVVYSLLILIFGSLLPTVIILVCYPLAVRRISMIRTNTAKRALRVIYTILAITLLCFLPNHVVSLLHLLIRMDVIKSCSATNLIFDAKLVTMALVTLNTCLDPVLYYVTTSHCKWRRWKMTWLCGRVQRSKGVYTISVD